A stretch of Carnobacteriaceae bacterium zg-C25 DNA encodes these proteins:
- a CDS encoding glycosyltransferase has protein sequence MKDKLSIIIPAYNAQRTLQRAIDSIVAQYRDGVELLIVENGSNDDTQRVIDENAKRHPWIKALRSDKGVSVARNCGLEVASGEFVTFLDADDVLTAGAIDAWFSDMEKQYDLSVYRIQMYGKDDCSTHEALVFEGEQIDLGKAKMVANPTVYMQVAASVFKTERIKTNAIYFNEALTMAEDSDFTLRYLDHVQTLCMKDTVVYFCPSDNGNSLTRQANPKKVDNMLYSLHQSAEYFQQSKMFNTLQRAFSEYVLMNVNVIMVRQVYNVGITQTPQQRKQQFQQVFDDRLVKESLAYVPLVESFKSVKLWPFAFYRLKLSFLTKLMFKVRSFQNNRFEKQSREKGEVE, from the coding sequence ATGAAGGATAAACTGTCTATTATTATTCCGGCGTATAATGCGCAACGGACGTTACAACGTGCTATTGACAGTATCGTGGCGCAGTATCGTGATGGCGTTGAATTACTTATTGTTGAAAATGGATCAAACGATGACACGCAACGCGTGATTGATGAAAACGCCAAACGTCATCCATGGATAAAAGCGTTGCGAAGTGATAAAGGCGTCTCTGTTGCACGTAATTGTGGTTTAGAAGTAGCTTCGGGAGAGTTCGTGACGTTTTTGGACGCTGATGATGTGTTGACAGCCGGAGCGATAGATGCGTGGTTTTCCGACATGGAAAAGCAGTACGATTTGTCGGTGTACCGTATTCAAATGTATGGTAAAGACGATTGTTCAACGCATGAAGCATTGGTGTTTGAAGGTGAACAAATCGATTTAGGAAAGGCAAAAATGGTTGCCAATCCTACGGTCTATATGCAAGTAGCCGCGAGTGTGTTTAAAACGGAACGCATTAAAACGAATGCAATATATTTTAACGAAGCGCTGACGATGGCGGAAGATAGTGATTTTACATTGCGCTATTTAGACCATGTGCAAACGTTGTGCATGAAGGATACTGTTGTTTATTTTTGTCCAAGTGACAACGGAAACTCATTAACACGTCAAGCCAACCCTAAAAAAGTGGACAATATGTTGTATTCATTGCATCAAAGCGCGGAATATTTTCAGCAATCTAAAATGTTCAACACTTTGCAAAGAGCATTTAGCGAATATGTCTTAATGAATGTGAATGTCATCATGGTGCGACAAGTGTATAATGTGGGCATCACACAAACACCACAACAACGAAAACAGCAATTTCAACAAGTTTTCGATGATCGTCTGGTGAAAGAAAGTTTGGCGTATGTGCCACTTGTTGAATCGTTTAAATCGGTGAAGTTATGGCCGTTTGCCTTTTATCGATTAAAGTTATCGTTCTTAACAAAATTGATGTTTAAAGTACGCTCGTTTCAAAATAATCGTTTTGAAAAACAGAGTAGGGAAAAAGGAGAAGTAGAGTGA